In a single window of the Heliangelus exortis chromosome 1, bHelExo1.hap1, whole genome shotgun sequence genome:
- the CLDN14 gene encoding claudin-14 translates to MASSAVQLLGFSLSLLGLIGTLIATILPHWWRTAHVGSNIITAVAYMKGLWMECVWHSTGIYQCQVHRSQLALPRDLQAARAMMVISCVLSALACGIAVVGMKCTHCAKGTPAKGSIAISGGAVFILAGLLCLVPVSWATNDVVTDFYNPALPGGMKYEIGQALYLGFASAALTMLGGALLCTPDQCQGDEAPYQTQPGSLRRTAPSYRPPTVYKGNHASSLTSASHSGYRLNDYV, encoded by the coding sequence ATGGCAAGCTCAGCTGTTCAGTTACTTGGcttctccctcagcctgctcgGCTTAATTGGGACACTAATTGCTACTATTCTGCCTCACTGGTGGCGAACGGCGCATGTAGGCTCCAATATTATAACAGCTGTGGCCTATATGAAAGGGCTTTGGATGGAGTGCGTCTGGCACAGCACCGGCATCTACCAGTGCCAAGTCCACCGCTCCCAGCTGGCACTGCCCCGTGACCTCCAAGCCGCCCGTGCCATGATGGTAATTTCCTGCGTCCTCTCCGCGCTGGCATGCGGGATCGCCGTCGTCGGTATGAAGTGCACTCACTGTGCCAAGGGGACTCCTGCCAAAGGCTCCATCGCCATCTCCGGAGGGGCTGTTTTCATCCTGGCCGGTCTCCTCTGCCTGGTACCTGTCTCTTGGGCCACTAACGACGTCGTGACGGATTTCTACAACCCCGCGCTGCCCGGTGGGATGAAGTACGAGATCGGTCAAGCTCTCTACCTCGGCTTCGCCTCCGCAGCCCTGACGATGCTCGGGggtgctctgctctgcacaccCGACCAGTGTCAAGGGGATGAGGCACCTTACCAGACCCAGCCCGGCAGCCTCAGGAGGACTGCTCCCTCCTACAGACCACCAACCGTCTACAAGGGAAACCATGCTTCTTCCCTGACATCTGCTTCCCATAGCGGCTACAGATTAAATGACTACGTGTGA